A region from the Brachyspira hampsonii genome encodes:
- a CDS encoding leucine-rich repeat protein gives MKKLFVFLVLMIFILYSCNSEFLKPEDEVTNFDYTKYYINLDYIPGGGSQFSCEDILYSIGKSSTKDMLCIRGIVNPDSLTSIANCLENNKLLVYLDLRYASYNRSDGSKIWGNFFQSKTNLKAIYFPYDIGEIYYNVFQDCSNLEILIIPASLVTMRPNMFANCTKLTTVLYYGTKIIFKGGDTPGESWTGISLEQMTLYLANINRNEVSESDMNPNPTSGYGSWPKWAGYKWKEVKFKGEFDEKAIVR, from the coding sequence ATGAAAAAATTATTTGTTTTTTTAGTATTAATGATTTTTATTTTATATTCATGCAATAGTGAATTCCTTAAACCGGAAGATGAAGTAACAAATTTTGATTATACTAAATATTATATAAATCTAGATTATATACCCGGAGGCGGTTCTCAATTTTCTTGTGAGGATATATTGTACTCCATAGGAAAAAGCAGCACTAAAGATATGCTTTGTATAAGAGGCATAGTAAATCCTGATTCATTGACAAGTATTGCTAACTGTCTAGAGAATAATAAACTTTTAGTATATTTAGATTTAAGATATGCATCATATAATAGAAGCGACGGTAGTAAAATATGGGGCAATTTTTTTCAAAGTAAAACAAATTTAAAAGCTATTTATTTTCCGTATGATATAGGAGAAATATATTATAATGTTTTTCAGGATTGTTCAAATTTAGAAATTTTAATCATACCTGCTAGCTTAGTTACTATGCGTCCGAACATGTTTGCTAATTGTACAAAATTAACAACAGTTCTATATTATGGAACTAAAATAATATTTAAAGGAGGAGATACTCCCGGAGAATCATGGACTGGAATATCTTTAGAACAAATGACATTATATTTGGCTAATATCAATAGGAATGAAGTTTCAGAATCTGATATGAATCCTAATCCGACATCTGGTTACGGCAGTTGGCCTAAATGGGCTGGATACAAATGGAAAGAGGTAAAATTTAAAGGTGAGTTTGATGAGAAAGCTATTGTTCGTTAA
- the rpsF gene encoding 30S ribosomal protein S6 gives MREYEILFVTEINDAVHQNAKDHVKTILQNYNAEIFNEADYGIHNLSYPIRKVNQGKFYYYHFRCDGSSLSSIEKELRYELSILRFIIVRLDEIIQKNKKENNKENVNEEASKEA, from the coding sequence ATGAGAGAATATGAAATATTATTCGTAACAGAAATCAATGACGCTGTGCATCAAAATGCAAAAGATCATGTAAAAACTATTCTTCAAAATTATAATGCTGAAATCTTTAATGAAGCTGATTACGGTATTCATAATTTAAGCTACCCTATTCGTAAAGTTAATCAGGGTAAATTCTACTATTACCATTTTAGATGCGACGGCAGCAGTTTATCAAGCATTGAAAAAGAACTTCGTTATGAGCTTAGCATATTAAGATTTATAATAGTTCGTTTAGATGAAATTATTCAAAAAAATAAAAAAGAAAATAATAAAGAAAATGTTAATGAAGAAGCTTCTAAAGAGGCTTAA
- the purD gene encoding phosphoribosylamine--glycine ligase — MKILVIGSGAREHAICNNLSKNERVSKIYCALGNAGTAREDKCENVKISAIDEILNFAKNESIDLTIVGSEEMLVYGIADKFEENGLKIFGPNKHAAILEGSKVYAKNFMKKYGVKTAEYETFTDYNKASEYLNKCSYPIVIKASGLALGKGVLICQDKKEAQNALEDIMVKKIFKEAGDEIVIEEFLEGVEASILSVTDSNVIIPFISAKDHKKIGDNDTGNNTGGMGVIAPNPYYTKEVEELFIKDILEPTLKGIKSEKMSFAGIIFFGIMITKKGVYLLEYNVRMGDPETQAVLQLLDTDYLSIIEAAMKKDLSNLNIKWKNKHACCVVMASGGYPAIYNKGYKIEGIENIKGKCFIAGAKIDENNNIVTDGGRVLNVVNIADTLEEARKLTYEDIEKIDFKDKYYRKDIGLIK, encoded by the coding sequence ATGAAAATATTAGTTATAGGCTCAGGTGCCAGAGAGCATGCCATTTGCAATAATTTGAGTAAAAATGAAAGAGTATCAAAAATATATTGTGCCTTAGGTAATGCTGGAACAGCCAGAGAAGATAAATGCGAAAATGTCAAAATTTCTGCTATAGATGAAATATTAAATTTCGCTAAAAATGAAAGTATTGATTTAACTATTGTAGGAAGCGAAGAGATGCTTGTATACGGAATAGCTGATAAGTTTGAAGAAAACGGATTAAAAATATTCGGACCTAATAAACATGCTGCTATACTTGAAGGCTCCAAAGTTTATGCTAAAAATTTCATGAAAAAGTATGGTGTAAAAACCGCTGAATATGAAACATTTACAGATTATAATAAAGCAAGTGAGTATTTAAATAAATGCAGTTATCCTATAGTTATAAAGGCTAGCGGACTTGCTTTAGGCAAAGGCGTTCTGATATGCCAAGATAAAAAAGAGGCTCAAAATGCCTTAGAAGATATAATGGTAAAAAAAATATTTAAAGAAGCTGGAGATGAAATAGTAATAGAAGAGTTTTTGGAAGGTGTTGAAGCATCTATACTTTCAGTAACTGACAGCAATGTTATAATACCTTTTATATCTGCTAAAGATCATAAAAAGATAGGTGATAATGATACTGGAAATAATACAGGAGGAATGGGAGTTATTGCTCCTAATCCTTATTATACAAAAGAGGTAGAGGAGTTATTTATAAAAGATATATTAGAGCCTACACTCAAAGGAATAAAATCTGAAAAGATGTCATTTGCAGGCATAATATTTTTTGGTATTATGATAACAAAAAAAGGGGTATACTTACTTGAATATAATGTAAGAATGGGAGACCCTGAAACTCAGGCTGTACTTCAGCTTTTAGATACTGACTATTTATCTATTATAGAAGCAGCTATGAAAAAAGATTTATCAAATTTAAATATCAAATGGAAAAACAAACATGCATGCTGTGTTGTAATGGCATCGGGCGGATATCCAGCAATCTATAACAAAGGATACAAAATAGAAGGCATTGAAAATATAAAAGGCAAATGTTTTATTGCCGGTGCAAAAATAGATGAAAATAATAATATTGTTACTGACGGCGGACGCGTTCTTAATGTTGTTAATATAGCAGATACTTTAGAAGAGGCTAGAAAGTTAACTTACGAAGATATTGAAAAAATAGATTTTAAAGATAAATACTATAGAAAAGATATAGGATTAATAAAATAA
- a CDS encoding single-stranded DNA-binding protein, with product MATDFNSVTLIGRLTADPVSKYLPSGSAVAEFSIANNYYVSSKNATEVNYFDVVAFGKMAETVSKYLTKGKQVAVMGTLRQERWQDKDTNTARSKVRIIMQSMQMLGTSANAASGMDTAYSLSASSGNVDLGSFEDDDEVPF from the coding sequence ATGGCTACAGATTTTAACAGTGTAACTTTAATAGGAAGACTTACAGCAGATCCTGTATCTAAATATTTACCTAGCGGAAGTGCTGTTGCTGAGTTTTCTATAGCAAATAATTATTATGTAAGCAGCAAAAATGCTACTGAAGTTAATTACTTTGATGTTGTTGCTTTTGGAAAAATGGCTGAAACTGTAAGCAAATATCTTACAAAAGGAAAGCAAGTTGCTGTGATGGGTACTTTAAGACAGGAAAGATGGCAAGATAAAGATACTAATACTGCAAGATCTAAAGTGAGAATCATTATGCAGTCTATGCAAATGCTTGGAACTTCTGCTAATGCTGCTTCCGGTATGGATACAGCCTATTCTCTTTCTGCTTCTAGCGGAAATGTTGATTTAGGCAGTTTTGAAGATGATGATGAAGTGCCATTTTAA
- a CDS encoding aldo/keto reductase translates to MEIKMPKIALGAWSWGSGLAGGDQVFGNSLFEEELKPVFDKAMSLGLNLWDTATVYGEGSSERILGNFIKTLTNIDDIIISTKFTPQIAGKSDNPIQEMLDESKKRLNTDKIDIYWIHNPLDFEKWINYIIPIAKDKQIKSIGLSNFNIEQIKEAEDILEKEGLKISAIQNHFSLLDRFSENSGILKYSKDKGIIFFSYMVLEQGALTGKYNSTNPFKKDTARDKAYNSHLKELEILIEGLKTVGKKYNASPAQVSIAWAISKGTLPIIGVTKVHQVEEAKEAENIQLKEDEIKYLEKLADDTNIKTVREWEENMK, encoded by the coding sequence ATGGAAATAAAAATGCCTAAAATAGCATTAGGAGCTTGGTCTTGGGGATCAGGTTTGGCAGGGGGAGATCAAGTTTTTGGAAATAGTTTATTTGAAGAAGAATTAAAACCTGTATTTGATAAAGCAATGTCATTAGGTCTAAATTTATGGGATACTGCGACAGTTTATGGAGAAGGTAGTTCAGAGCGTATATTGGGTAATTTTATTAAAACTTTGACAAATATAGATGATATTATAATCTCAACAAAATTTACTCCTCAAATAGCTGGAAAATCTGATAATCCTATTCAAGAAATGCTTGATGAAAGTAAAAAACGTCTTAATACTGACAAAATAGATATTTATTGGATTCATAATCCATTAGACTTTGAAAAATGGATAAATTATATAATACCAATAGCTAAAGATAAACAAATTAAAAGTATTGGACTTTCAAACTTCAATATAGAACAAATTAAAGAAGCTGAAGATATACTTGAAAAAGAGGGATTAAAAATATCAGCTATTCAAAATCATTTTAGTCTATTAGATAGATTTTCTGAAAACTCTGGCATATTAAAATATTCTAAAGATAAGGGAATTATATTTTTTTCTTATATGGTTTTAGAACAAGGAGCATTAACAGGAAAATATAATAGCACAAATCCATTCAAAAAAGATACTGCAAGAGATAAGGCTTATAATTCTCACTTAAAAGAATTGGAAATATTGATTGAAGGATTAAAAACCGTGGGTAAAAAATATAATGCAAGCCCCGCACAAGTTAGCATTGCTTGGGCTATATCTAAAGGAACTTTACCTATTATTGGAGTTACAAAAGTACATCAAGTTGAAGAAGCAAAAGAGGCTGAAAATATTCAATTAAAAGAAGATGAAATTAAATATTTAGAAAAATTGGCAGATGATACTAATATAAAAACAGTAAGAGAATGGGAAGAGAATATGAAATAG
- the rpsR gene encoding 30S ribosomal protein S18 yields the protein MDLENNNVENNNNEEEVKAKGERKPHFNKEANEKDGRKKFFKKKVCYFCKNNIDVLDYKDIKLLKRYVKDSGKIIPKRLNGTCSKHQRLVTKAIKRARNIALLPYETRY from the coding sequence ATGGATTTAGAAAATAATAATGTAGAAAATAATAATAACGAAGAAGAGGTAAAAGCTAAAGGTGAAAGAAAGCCTCATTTTAATAAAGAAGCTAATGAAAAAGATGGAAGAAAAAAATTCTTTAAGAAAAAAGTTTGCTATTTCTGCAAAAATAATATTGATGTATTAGATTATAAAGATATCAAATTATTAAAAAGATATGTTAAAGACAGCGGTAAAATTATACCTAAACGCTTAAACGGTACTTGCTCTAAACATCAAAGATTAGTTACTAAAGCTATTAAAAGAGCTAGAAATATAGCACTTTTACCTTATGAAACTAGATATTAA
- the yedE gene encoding YedE family putative selenium transporter — translation MKKNIFTSSIGVIIAGAVIGAIAAWLSVMGNPANMGICIACFTRDLAGALGLHRAAAVQYIRPELIGLVIGATVSAILSKEFVPKGGSSPIIRFCLGFFAMIGALVFLGCPWRTLLRVAGGDINGIFGLIGIIIGGGIGVFFWKQNFSLGQPKAYKNKLVGFLPLIISIMLLILLLKQTKFSEGGPIFFSESGPGSMKAPIIISLIAAIVIGFIAQKSRFCTVGGLRDGIFMKDFHMTKGVIAFIVAAFIVNIATSRFNLSMENQPIAHTNILWNTVSMILTGLAFTLGAGCPGRQMIQSAEGNMDSFIFVIGMLVGAGFAHNFNLASSTSGPTTYGMGAVILGLVFCIIIGFTMKENTAE, via the coding sequence ATGAAGAAAAACATTTTCACAAGCTCTATAGGAGTTATAATAGCCGGTGCTGTTATAGGTGCTATAGCTGCTTGGCTCTCTGTAATGGGCAATCCTGCTAATATGGGTATATGTATTGCATGCTTCACCCGAGATTTAGCAGGGGCTTTGGGATTACATAGAGCGGCTGCTGTACAATATATAAGACCTGAATTAATAGGGCTTGTTATTGGTGCTACAGTTTCGGCAATACTCTCTAAAGAATTCGTTCCTAAGGGGGGAAGTTCGCCTATTATAAGATTCTGTTTAGGCTTCTTTGCTATGATAGGGGCTTTAGTTTTTCTAGGATGTCCTTGGAGAACTTTGCTTAGAGTGGCTGGAGGAGATATTAACGGAATATTTGGCTTAATAGGCATTATTATAGGCGGAGGAATAGGAGTTTTCTTCTGGAAGCAAAATTTCTCTTTAGGTCAGCCAAAAGCTTATAAAAATAAGTTAGTAGGTTTCCTTCCATTAATTATATCAATAATGCTTTTGATTTTATTATTGAAACAAACTAAATTTTCTGAAGGCGGACCAATATTCTTTTCTGAATCAGGTCCGGGAAGTATGAAAGCCCCTATAATTATATCATTAATAGCTGCAATAGTTATAGGCTTCATAGCTCAAAAATCAAGATTCTGTACTGTAGGCGGACTTAGAGACGGAATATTTATGAAAGATTTCCATATGACTAAAGGTGTTATAGCTTTTATCGTTGCTGCTTTTATAGTTAATATAGCTACAAGCAGATTTAATTTATCTATGGAAAATCAGCCAATAGCCCATACAAATATTTTATGGAATACTGTATCAATGATTCTTACAGGATTAGCTTTCACTTTAGGTGCAGGATGTCCCGGAAGACAAATGATACAATCTGCGGAAGGAAATATGGACAGTTTTATATTCGTTATAGGTATGTTAGTTGGTGCCGGATTTGCTCATAACTTTAATTTAGCAAGTTCTACTTCTGGACCTACTACTTACGGAATGGGAGCTGTTATTTTAGGATTGGTATTTTGTATAATCATTGGCTTTACAATGAAAGAAAATACTGCTGAATGA
- a CDS encoding polyprenyl synthetase family protein: protein MNLKEYMNVRLEEINKTIDNVFDKSSIELENSFIEMLKYPLDAGGKRLRPILTCLACEIFEGDYKKSIIPAVALELIHTYSLVHDDLPAMDNDDLRRGKPTTHVKYGEANAILVGDGLLTHAFQLLSKADVKDSTLRKLLFELSYAAGINGMVMGQFIDLYYEEKEINFDMLKILHAKKTGAMIRGAVRLGAISSENDNDIENITKYAEAVGLAFQIQDDILDVISDNETLGKTVGKDEKEGKLTYVKQFGLEGAKKEAKKVTEKAIEYLKPYKDSEAKNILIELANYIIERKS, encoded by the coding sequence ATGAATCTCAAAGAATATATGAATGTAAGATTAGAAGAAATTAATAAAACTATTGATAATGTATTTGATAAAAGCAGTATAGAATTAGAAAATAGTTTTATAGAAATGCTTAAATATCCATTGGATGCTGGCGGTAAAAGATTGAGACCTATACTTACTTGTTTGGCATGCGAGATTTTTGAAGGCGATTATAAAAAATCAATAATACCTGCTGTAGCATTAGAGCTTATACATACATATTCTTTGGTTCATGATGATTTACCTGCTATGGACAATGATGATTTAAGAAGAGGCAAACCTACAACTCATGTTAAATACGGTGAGGCTAATGCCATACTTGTAGGCGATGGGCTTTTAACTCATGCTTTTCAATTACTTTCTAAAGCAGATGTTAAAGACAGCACTTTAAGAAAACTTTTATTTGAATTAAGCTATGCTGCTGGAATTAACGGAATGGTTATGGGGCAGTTTATAGATTTATATTATGAAGAGAAAGAAATTAATTTTGATATGCTTAAAATTCTTCATGCAAAAAAGACAGGTGCTATGATTAGAGGAGCTGTAAGACTTGGGGCAATATCATCTGAAAATGACAATGATATAGAAAACATAACAAAATACGCTGAAGCTGTGGGGCTAGCTTTTCAGATACAGGACGATATACTTGATGTTATTTCAGATAATGAAACTTTAGGTAAAACAGTGGGTAAAGATGAAAAAGAAGGCAAACTTACTTATGTTAAGCAGTTCGGACTTGAAGGTGCTAAAAAAGAGGCTAAAAAAGTAACAGAAAAAGCCATTGAATATTTAAAGCCTTATAAAGATAGTGAAGCTAAAAATATTTTAATAGAATTAGCAAACTATATAATAGAAAGAAAATCTTAA
- a CDS encoding flavodoxin family protein — translation MKVLAINGSARKDGNTAILINIIFEELNKEGIETEMIQLARQVIEPCKACWGCAKKTNCVHRNDNFQEYFDKMKNADGIILASPVYSANISSNLQAFLERASVISDMHRDKNLFKYKAGASVCASRRGGALNAIDAMNHFLIIQDMFLAGSSYWTFAFGKDIEDVKNDEEGIKTIKNLGINIAYLMKALDRR, via the coding sequence ATGAAAGTATTAGCTATTAATGGAAGTGCGAGAAAAGACGGAAATACTGCTATTCTTATAAATATAATATTTGAAGAGCTTAACAAGGAAGGAATCGAAACTGAAATGATACAATTAGCAAGACAAGTGATAGAACCTTGTAAAGCATGCTGGGGCTGTGCTAAAAAAACTAACTGTGTGCATAGAAATGATAATTTTCAGGAATATTTTGATAAGATGAAGAATGCTGATGGTATCATATTAGCATCTCCTGTTTACAGTGCAAATATTTCTTCTAATCTTCAGGCATTTTTAGAGAGGGCATCCGTTATTTCTGATATGCATAGGGATAAAAACTTATTTAAATATAAGGCTGGGGCTTCTGTTTGTGCTTCAAGGAGAGGCGGTGCTTTGAATGCGATTGATGCTATGAATCATTTTTTAATTATTCAGGATATGTTTTTAGCAGGATCAAGCTATTGGACTTTTGCTTTTGGTAAAGATATTGAAGATGTTAAAAATGATGAAGAAGGAATAAAAACTATAAAAAATCTTGGTATAAATATAGCTTATTTAATGAAGGCTTTAGATAGAAGATAA
- a CDS encoding Rpn family recombination-promoting nuclease/putative transposase — MKNINRMNDYFVRYLLGSIGNEDILENIVNCVLRDSCFQEVHNLEIINPHNLPENINLKESVLDIKAITKDNKKIIIEIQLSGNIDFVKRIFYYISKNIVSELNENESYDIISQVISINFVNFNMDFYDEGKAHRCFKLIDTENHQVSLDVMQMHIIEVPRFIKVLNNSNIDDIKKNKILSWIEFFTVKDLNKKVKEKLKEVNDIMPKVIDKYERFISSEKEMEVYNARDAFLYGQTLMLKREREEGIKEGIEKGIEKGIEKGIEKGEKNKALSIAKSLKKSGLDIKFISNNTGLSIEEVEKL; from the coding sequence ATGAAAAATATTAACAGAATGAATGATTACTTTGTACGCTATCTTTTAGGCTCTATTGGAAATGAAGATATACTTGAAAATATAGTTAATTGCGTTCTTAGGGATTCATGCTTTCAAGAAGTACATAATTTAGAAATAATTAATCCTCATAATCTACCTGAAAATATTAATCTTAAAGAATCTGTTCTTGATATTAAAGCAATTACTAAAGACAATAAGAAAATTATTATAGAAATACAATTATCTGGAAATATAGATTTTGTAAAAAGAATATTTTATTATATATCAAAAAATATTGTTAGTGAATTAAATGAAAATGAATCCTATGATATTATTAGTCAGGTAATAAGTATTAATTTTGTGAATTTTAATATGGACTTTTATGATGAAGGTAAGGCACACAGATGTTTTAAGCTTATAGATACTGAAAATCATCAGGTATCATTGGATGTGATGCAAATGCATATAATAGAAGTACCAAGATTTATAAAAGTTCTTAATAATTCAAATATAGATGATATCAAGAAAAATAAGATATTATCTTGGATAGAGTTTTTTACAGTTAAGGATTTAAATAAAAAAGTTAAAGAAAAATTAAAGGAGGTCAATGATATTATGCCTAAAGTAATAGATAAATATGAAAGATTTATATCAAGTGAAAAAGAAATGGAAGTTTATAATGCTAGAGATGCTTTTTTATATGGACAAACTTTAATGTTAAAGAGGGAGAGAGAGGAAGGAATAAAAGAGGGTATAGAAAAGGGTATAGAAAAGGGTATAGAAAAGGGTATAGAAAAGGGTGAAAAAAATAAAGCTTTAAGTATAGCTAAAAGTCTTAAAAAATCTGGTTTAGATATTAAGTTTATCAGTAATAATACAGGTTTGAGTATAGAGGAAGTAGAAAAGTTATAA
- the gatA gene encoding Asp-tRNA(Asn)/Glu-tRNA(Gln) amidotransferase subunit GatA, translated as MELNELTIIQIREKLKNKEIDAPTLVDSIIKNIEEDNKRDDKIYAYIEIFKEEALEQAKKAQERINNGEDLPLLGVPLAIKDNLCYKDHLMTASSKMLEGYKAPYTAPTVQRLIDNGAIIIGRTNMDEFAMGGTTETSNYGVTRNPKNRDHVPGGSSGGSAAAVAANFAFGALGSDTGGSIRQPASFCGIVGVKPTYGRVPRLGCVAMASSLDQVGPLTKDVKDAALMTKIISGFDPKESTTLNIPVPDYNSYLDGNIKGMKIGLAKEYYDTDLISHDVKENVMEAIGKLKDQGAEIVDISLPNAKYGSRVYTAVMDVEVASNMGRYDGIRYGYHPKGDFNLDEYYYTSRSVGLAFETRARILFGTLMTGKKFFYSHYQHALKVRKLMQMDFDNAFKNVDVIISPTSPVTAGLLGTRDQTDSALSFLADSYVSNINLVGLPAMSVPCGADKNNMPIGIQFITKQFNEVDMFRMAYAHELANK; from the coding sequence ATGGAGTTAAATGAATTGACTATAATTCAAATAAGAGAGAAATTAAAAAATAAAGAAATAGATGCTCCTACATTAGTTGATTCTATTATTAAGAATATAGAAGAGGACAATAAAAGAGATGATAAAATATATGCATATATTGAAATTTTCAAAGAGGAAGCATTAGAACAGGCTAAAAAAGCACAAGAAAGAATCAATAATGGAGAAGATTTACCTTTGCTTGGAGTTCCTTTAGCTATTAAAGATAATTTATGTTATAAAGATCATTTGATGACAGCTTCTTCAAAGATGCTTGAAGGGTATAAAGCTCCTTACACAGCACCTACAGTTCAAAGATTAATAGATAACGGTGCTATTATCATAGGCAGAACTAATATGGATGAGTTTGCTATGGGAGGCACTACAGAAACTTCAAATTACGGAGTTACTAGAAATCCTAAAAACAGAGACCATGTTCCGGGAGGTTCTTCAGGCGGTTCTGCTGCTGCAGTTGCTGCTAATTTTGCTTTTGGTGCTTTGGGCAGTGATACAGGCGGATCTATAAGACAGCCGGCTTCTTTCTGCGGTATAGTTGGTGTTAAGCCTACTTACGGCAGAGTTCCTAGATTAGGATGTGTTGCTATGGCAAGCAGTTTAGACCAAGTGGGACCATTAACTAAAGATGTTAAAGATGCTGCTTTAATGACTAAGATTATTTCAGGATTTGACCCTAAAGAATCTACTACTTTAAATATTCCTGTACCTGATTATAATTCATATTTAGACGGAAATATTAAAGGTATGAAAATAGGACTTGCTAAAGAGTATTATGATACAGATTTAATATCTCATGATGTTAAAGAGAATGTTATGGAGGCTATAGGTAAATTAAAAGATCAGGGTGCTGAAATTGTTGATATTAGTTTGCCTAATGCTAAATATGGTTCAAGAGTTTATACAGCTGTTATGGATGTTGAGGTTGCTTCTAATATGGGAAGATATGACGGTATAAGATACGGATATCACCCTAAAGGCGATTTCAATTTAGATGAATATTATTATACTTCAAGAAGTGTAGGGCTTGCTTTTGAAACTAGGGCTAGAATATTGTTCGGTACTTTGATGACAGGTAAAAAATTCTTCTACAGCCATTATCAGCATGCTTTGAAAGTAAGAAAACTTATGCAGATGGACTTTGATAATGCATTCAAAAATGTTGATGTTATAATTTCTCCTACTTCTCCTGTAACTGCAGGTCTTTTAGGTACTAGAGATCAAACAGACAGTGCTTTAAGTTTCTTGGCTGATAGTTATGTTTCTAACATTAACTTGGTTGGATTACCTGCTATGAGCGTACCTTGCGGGGCAGATAAAAATAATATGCCTATTGGTATACAATTTATTACTAAGCAATTTAATGAAGTTGATATGTTTAGAATGGCTTATGCTCATGAATTGGCTAATAAATAA
- a CDS encoding leucine-rich repeat domain-containing protein: protein MKKIILLTIILLIPLLLSCRNSITPASYINSTDNEYLEYLEYGLEIDEANTQNMEEALVRYANNNNGKYKLIFKGTSTKKYDIWSSITQMLNYISLENIEIEVSLKYVNFPNNKIQDYLFGANAINKSVKKIILPDTITEIGEYSFYCPGLTNINLPNTLTKIGRRGFVGCYDLKTLKLPNSLNVIDELAFSLCRFESIEIPDSVTSIGKSAFHDCDNLTYIKLPNNLYTISDSMFESCNLLNTITIPASVKLIEKNAFYYDRNLESVRFLNDDPSSMIIANNAFIGCSLKTIYIPSSSKALDETWRTTLNLDPSVNIVRE, encoded by the coding sequence ATGAAAAAAATAATATTATTAACTATAATACTATTAATACCGCTGCTTTTATCATGCAGAAATAGTATTACCCCAGCATCATATATAAATTCTACTGATAATGAATATTTAGAATACTTGGAATACGGGCTAGAAATAGATGAGGCCAATACTCAAAATATGGAAGAAGCATTAGTACGATATGCTAATAACAATAATGGAAAATATAAATTAATATTTAAAGGAACATCAACTAAAAAATATGATATTTGGAGTTCAATTACTCAAATGCTTAATTATATTTCTTTGGAAAACATAGAAATTGAAGTATCTCTAAAATATGTAAATTTTCCTAACAATAAAATACAAGATTATTTATTTGGAGCAAATGCCATTAATAAATCAGTAAAAAAAATAATACTTCCAGACACAATAACAGAGATAGGTGAATATTCTTTTTATTGTCCGGGATTAACAAATATAAATCTTCCTAATACATTAACTAAGATAGGCAGAAGGGGATTTGTAGGATGTTATGATTTAAAAACTTTGAAATTACCTAATTCATTAAATGTTATAGATGAGTTAGCATTTTCATTATGCAGATTTGAAAGTATAGAAATTCCTGATTCTGTAACTTCTATAGGCAAATCAGCATTCCACGACTGCGATAATTTAACATACATAAAATTACCTAATAATTTATATACTATATCTGATAGTATGTTTGAAAGCTGTAATTTATTAAATACAATAACTATACCTGCATCTGTAAAATTAATAGAAAAAAATGCTTTTTATTATGACAGAAATTTGGAAAGTGTAAGATTCTTAAATGATGATCCTTCATCAATGATTATTGCTAATAATGCATTTATAGGATGCAGTTTAAAAACAATATATATACCATCAAGCAGTAAAGCTTTAGATGAGACTTGGAGAACTACTTTAAATTTAGATCCATCTGTAAATATTGTAAGAGAATAA